The proteins below are encoded in one region of Sphaerodactylus townsendi isolate TG3544 linkage group LG06, MPM_Stown_v2.3, whole genome shotgun sequence:
- the LOC125435016 gene encoding collagen alpha-1(I) chain-like isoform X3, with product MKLHVVAAILFALALGPKETESQLFLPFLGGGGGVPSPFNLFNKLVAPFGRGTGGERRAPSNFRPGDSQSCGHQAPVLQSHGLQGNTRQPYGPRVFGGLIGLQIYGHRPNGPTPYVFQGNAPQPYGPPGPSFQPYGNGPPQPYGPPGPSFQPYGNGPPQPYGPPGPSFQPYGNGPPQPYDPHGPSFQPYGNGPPQPHDPVNYGYSVDISKSLSLLTKILDIFKPQGGGQGNGGGAGYYGGSGASVYNGQGSGGLGNQGYGGGPGYIGGSGSGASGYNGQESRNQRGQGYGGGPVYNGGSGSGISGYSGQGSSDQGGQVSGSGSGSAAVSSGSNGQGYVGQGGQGYGGSPGYNGGSGSGASDYNGQGSGDQGDQGYGGSPGYSGGSGSGGFGYNDQLFPPPEKHKYEFQEPPQARPENEPVRAPQATPFPQPRLVRASTESSTTIMRKSPVANGKPAGLITLLGRSILG from the exons ATGAAGCTCCACGTCGTGGCTGCCATTCTTTTTGCCTTGGCGCTTGGACCAAAGGAAACGGAGTCCCAG TTATTTCTGCCTTTtctaggaggaggaggtggcgttCCTTCCCCA tttAACTTGTTTAACAAG CTTGTTGCACCTTTTGGaagaggaacaggaggagaaagG CGTGCTCCCAGCAACTTCAGACCA gGTGATTCTCAAAGTTGTGGTCATCAGGCTCCTGTCCTTCAGAGCCATGGGCTTCAAGGCAACACTCGCCAACCCTATGGACCTCGGGTCTTTGGGGGTTTA atTGGTCTTCAAATCTATGGTCATCGACCCAATGGTCCTACACCGTATGTTTTCCAAGGCAATGCTCCTCAACCCTATGGTCCTCCTGGTCCCAGTTTTCAACCCTATGGCAATGGTCCTCCTCAACCCTATGGTCCTCCTGGTCCCAGTTTTCAACCCTATGGCAATGGTCCTCCTCAACCCTATGGTCCTCCTGGTCCCAGTTTTCAACCCTATGGCAATGGGCCTCCTCAACCCTATGATCCTCATGGTCCCAGTTTTCAACCCTATGGCAATGGTCCTCCTCAACCCCATGATCCTGTAAACTATGGCTACTCA GTTGATATATCAAAGAGCCTTTCA CTTTTGACGAAAATTTTGGACATTTTTAAACCTCAAGGG ggTGGCCAAGGAAATGGTGGTGGTGCTGGCTATTATGGTGGCTCTGGTGCTTCTGTCTATAATGGTCAGGGCTCAGGTGGACTG GGCAACCAAGGATATGGTGGTGGTCCTGGCTACATTGGTGGTTCTGGTTCAGGTGCTTCTGGCTACAATGGTCAGGAATCTCGTAACCAA aGAGGCCAAGGCTATGGTGGTGGTCCTGTCTACAATGGTGGGTCTGGTTCAGGCATTTCTGGCTACAGTGGTCAGGGATCTAGTGACCAG GGTGGCCAAGTCTCTGGCAGTGGTTCTGGTTCGGCTGCTGTCAGTTCTGGCTCTAATGGCCAGGGCTATGTTGGTCAG GGTGGACAAGGCTATGGTGGTAGTCCTGGCTACAATGGTGGCTCTGGTTCAGGTGCTTCTGACTACAACGGTCAGGGATCTGGTGACCAG GGAGACCAAGGCTATGGCGGAAGTCCTGGCTACAGTGGTGGTTCTGGTTCAGGTGGTTTTGGCTACAATGATCAG ctTTTCCCACCTCCAGAAAAACACAAATATGAATTTCAAGAG cCTCCACAAGCCAGACCAGAAAATGAGCCTGTGAGG gcTCCACAGGCAACACCATTTCCTCAGCCA
- the LOC125435016 gene encoding collagen alpha-1(II) chain-like isoform X2, translating to MKLHVVAAILFALALGPKETESQLFLPFLGGGGGVPSPFNLFNKLVAPFGRGTGGERRAPSNFRPGDSQSCGHQAPVLQSHGLQGNTRQPYGPRVFGGLIGLQIYGHRPNGPTPYVFQGNAPQPYGPPGPSFQPYGNGPPQPYGPPGPSFQPYGNGPPQPYDPHGPSFQPYGNGPPQPHDPVNYGYSVDISKSLSLLTKILDIFKPQGGGQGNGGGAGYYGGSGASVYNGQGSGGLGNQGYGGGPGYIGGSGSGASGYNGQESRNQRGQGYGGGPVYNGGSGSGISGYSGQGSSDQGGQVSGSGSGSAAVSSGSNGQGYVGQGGQGYGGSPGYNGGSGSGASDYNGQGSGDQGDQGYGGSPGYSGGSGSGGFGYNDQGDRAYGSGSGSNGSAGSSDSNGQGYGGQLFPPPEKHKYEFQEPPQARPENEPVRAPQATPFPQPRLVRASTESSTTIMRKSPVANGKPAGLITLLGRSILG from the exons ATGAAGCTCCACGTCGTGGCTGCCATTCTTTTTGCCTTGGCGCTTGGACCAAAGGAAACGGAGTCCCAG TTATTTCTGCCTTTtctaggaggaggaggtggcgttCCTTCCCCA tttAACTTGTTTAACAAG CTTGTTGCACCTTTTGGaagaggaacaggaggagaaagG CGTGCTCCCAGCAACTTCAGACCA gGTGATTCTCAAAGTTGTGGTCATCAGGCTCCTGTCCTTCAGAGCCATGGGCTTCAAGGCAACACTCGCCAACCCTATGGACCTCGGGTCTTTGGGGGTTTA atTGGTCTTCAAATCTATGGTCATCGACCCAATGGTCCTACACCGTATGTTTTCCAAGGCAATGCTCCTCAACCCTATG GTCCTCCTGGTCCCAGTTTTCAACCCTATGGCAATGGTCCTCCTCAACCCTATGGTCCTCCTGGTCCCAGTTTTCAACCCTATGGCAATGGGCCTCCTCAACCCTATGATCCTCATGGTCCCAGTTTTCAACCCTATGGCAATGGTCCTCCTCAACCCCATGATCCTGTAAACTATGGCTACTCA GTTGATATATCAAAGAGCCTTTCA CTTTTGACGAAAATTTTGGACATTTTTAAACCTCAAGGG ggTGGCCAAGGAAATGGTGGTGGTGCTGGCTATTATGGTGGCTCTGGTGCTTCTGTCTATAATGGTCAGGGCTCAGGTGGACTG GGCAACCAAGGATATGGTGGTGGTCCTGGCTACATTGGTGGTTCTGGTTCAGGTGCTTCTGGCTACAATGGTCAGGAATCTCGTAACCAA aGAGGCCAAGGCTATGGTGGTGGTCCTGTCTACAATGGTGGGTCTGGTTCAGGCATTTCTGGCTACAGTGGTCAGGGATCTAGTGACCAG GGTGGCCAAGTCTCTGGCAGTGGTTCTGGTTCGGCTGCTGTCAGTTCTGGCTCTAATGGCCAGGGCTATGTTGGTCAG GGTGGACAAGGCTATGGTGGTAGTCCTGGCTACAATGGTGGCTCTGGTTCAGGTGCTTCTGACTACAACGGTCAGGGATCTGGTGACCAG GGAGACCAAGGCTATGGCGGAAGTCCTGGCTACAGTGGTGGTTCTGGTTCAGGTGGTTTTGGCTACAATGATCAG GGTGACCGagcctatggcagtggttctggCTCCAATGGCAGTGCTGGCAGTTCAGATTCCAATGGCCAGGGATATGGTGGTCAG ctTTTCCCACCTCCAGAAAAACACAAATATGAATTTCAAGAG cCTCCACAAGCCAGACCAGAAAATGAGCCTGTGAGG gcTCCACAGGCAACACCATTTCCTCAGCCA
- the LOC125435016 gene encoding spidroin-2-like isoform X5, whose product MKLHVVAAILFALALGPKETESQLFLPFLGGGGGVPSPFNLFNKLVAPFGRGTGGERRAPSNFRPGDSQSCGHQAPVLQSHGLQGNTRQPYGPRVFGGLIGLQIYGHRPNGPTPYVFQGNAPQPYGPPGPSFQPYGNGPPQPYGPPGPSFQPYGNGPPQPYGPPGPSFQPYGNGPPQPYDPHGPSFQPYGNGPPQPHDPVNYGYSVDISKSLSLLTKILDIFKPQGGGQGNGGGAGYYGGSGASVYNGQGSGGLGNQGYGGGPGYIGGSGSGASGYNGQESRNQGGQVSGSGSGSAAVSSGSNGQGYVGQGGQGYGGSPGYNGGSGSGASDYNGQGSGDQGDQGYGGSPGYSGGSGSGGFGYNDQGDRAYGSGSGSNGSAGSSDSNGQGYGGQLFPPPEKHKYEFQEPPQARPENEPVRAPQATPFPQPRLVRASTESSTTIMRKSPVANGKPAGLITLLGRSILG is encoded by the exons ATGAAGCTCCACGTCGTGGCTGCCATTCTTTTTGCCTTGGCGCTTGGACCAAAGGAAACGGAGTCCCAG TTATTTCTGCCTTTtctaggaggaggaggtggcgttCCTTCCCCA tttAACTTGTTTAACAAG CTTGTTGCACCTTTTGGaagaggaacaggaggagaaagG CGTGCTCCCAGCAACTTCAGACCA gGTGATTCTCAAAGTTGTGGTCATCAGGCTCCTGTCCTTCAGAGCCATGGGCTTCAAGGCAACACTCGCCAACCCTATGGACCTCGGGTCTTTGGGGGTTTA atTGGTCTTCAAATCTATGGTCATCGACCCAATGGTCCTACACCGTATGTTTTCCAAGGCAATGCTCCTCAACCCTATGGTCCTCCTGGTCCCAGTTTTCAACCCTATGGCAATGGTCCTCCTCAACCCTATGGTCCTCCTGGTCCCAGTTTTCAACCCTATGGCAATGGTCCTCCTCAACCCTATGGTCCTCCTGGTCCCAGTTTTCAACCCTATGGCAATGGGCCTCCTCAACCCTATGATCCTCATGGTCCCAGTTTTCAACCCTATGGCAATGGTCCTCCTCAACCCCATGATCCTGTAAACTATGGCTACTCA GTTGATATATCAAAGAGCCTTTCA CTTTTGACGAAAATTTTGGACATTTTTAAACCTCAAGGG ggTGGCCAAGGAAATGGTGGTGGTGCTGGCTATTATGGTGGCTCTGGTGCTTCTGTCTATAATGGTCAGGGCTCAGGTGGACTG GGCAACCAAGGATATGGTGGTGGTCCTGGCTACATTGGTGGTTCTGGTTCAGGTGCTTCTGGCTACAATGGTCAGGAATCTCGTAACCAA GGTGGCCAAGTCTCTGGCAGTGGTTCTGGTTCGGCTGCTGTCAGTTCTGGCTCTAATGGCCAGGGCTATGTTGGTCAG GGTGGACAAGGCTATGGTGGTAGTCCTGGCTACAATGGTGGCTCTGGTTCAGGTGCTTCTGACTACAACGGTCAGGGATCTGGTGACCAG GGAGACCAAGGCTATGGCGGAAGTCCTGGCTACAGTGGTGGTTCTGGTTCAGGTGGTTTTGGCTACAATGATCAG GGTGACCGagcctatggcagtggttctggCTCCAATGGCAGTGCTGGCAGTTCAGATTCCAATGGCCAGGGATATGGTGGTCAG ctTTTCCCACCTCCAGAAAAACACAAATATGAATTTCAAGAG cCTCCACAAGCCAGACCAGAAAATGAGCCTGTGAGG gcTCCACAGGCAACACCATTTCCTCAGCCA
- the LOC125435016 gene encoding collagen alpha-1(III) chain-like isoform X6, with the protein MKLHVVAAILFALALGPKETESQLFLPFLGGGGGVPSPFNLFNKLVAPFGRGTGGERRAPSNFRPGDSQSCGHQAPVLQSHGLQGNTRQPYGPRVFGGLIGLQIYGHRPNGPTPYVFQGNAPQPYGPPGPSFQPYGNGPPQPYGPPGPSFQPYGNGPPQPYGPPGPSFQPYGNGPPQPYDPHGPSFQPYGNGPPQPHDPVNYGYSVDISKSLSLLTKILDIFKPQGGGQGNGGGAGYYGGSGASVYNGQGSGGLGNQGYGGGPGYIGGSGSGASGYNGQESRNQRGQGYGGGPVYNGGSGSGISGYSGQGSSDQGGQVSGSGSGSAAVSSGSNGQGYVGQGDQGYGGSPGYSGGSGSGGFGYNDQLFPPPEKHKYEFQEPPQARPENEPVRAPQATPFPQPRLVRASTESSTTIMRKSPVANGKPAGLITLLGRSILG; encoded by the exons ATGAAGCTCCACGTCGTGGCTGCCATTCTTTTTGCCTTGGCGCTTGGACCAAAGGAAACGGAGTCCCAG TTATTTCTGCCTTTtctaggaggaggaggtggcgttCCTTCCCCA tttAACTTGTTTAACAAG CTTGTTGCACCTTTTGGaagaggaacaggaggagaaagG CGTGCTCCCAGCAACTTCAGACCA gGTGATTCTCAAAGTTGTGGTCATCAGGCTCCTGTCCTTCAGAGCCATGGGCTTCAAGGCAACACTCGCCAACCCTATGGACCTCGGGTCTTTGGGGGTTTA atTGGTCTTCAAATCTATGGTCATCGACCCAATGGTCCTACACCGTATGTTTTCCAAGGCAATGCTCCTCAACCCTATGGTCCTCCTGGTCCCAGTTTTCAACCCTATGGCAATGGTCCTCCTCAACCCTATGGTCCTCCTGGTCCCAGTTTTCAACCCTATGGCAATGGTCCTCCTCAACCCTATGGTCCTCCTGGTCCCAGTTTTCAACCCTATGGCAATGGGCCTCCTCAACCCTATGATCCTCATGGTCCCAGTTTTCAACCCTATGGCAATGGTCCTCCTCAACCCCATGATCCTGTAAACTATGGCTACTCA GTTGATATATCAAAGAGCCTTTCA CTTTTGACGAAAATTTTGGACATTTTTAAACCTCAAGGG ggTGGCCAAGGAAATGGTGGTGGTGCTGGCTATTATGGTGGCTCTGGTGCTTCTGTCTATAATGGTCAGGGCTCAGGTGGACTG GGCAACCAAGGATATGGTGGTGGTCCTGGCTACATTGGTGGTTCTGGTTCAGGTGCTTCTGGCTACAATGGTCAGGAATCTCGTAACCAA aGAGGCCAAGGCTATGGTGGTGGTCCTGTCTACAATGGTGGGTCTGGTTCAGGCATTTCTGGCTACAGTGGTCAGGGATCTAGTGACCAG GGTGGCCAAGTCTCTGGCAGTGGTTCTGGTTCGGCTGCTGTCAGTTCTGGCTCTAATGGCCAGGGCTATGTTGGTCAG GGAGACCAAGGCTATGGCGGAAGTCCTGGCTACAGTGGTGGTTCTGGTTCAGGTGGTTTTGGCTACAATGATCAG ctTTTCCCACCTCCAGAAAAACACAAATATGAATTTCAAGAG cCTCCACAAGCCAGACCAGAAAATGAGCCTGTGAGG gcTCCACAGGCAACACCATTTCCTCAGCCA
- the LOC125435016 gene encoding collagen alpha-1(I) chain-like isoform X1 gives MKLHVVAAILFALALGPKETESQLFLPFLGGGGGVPSPFNLFNKLVAPFGRGTGGERRAPSNFRPGDSQSCGHQAPVLQSHGLQGNTRQPYGPRVFGGLIGLQIYGHRPNGPTPYVFQGNAPQPYGPPGPSFQPYGNGPPQPYGPPGPSFQPYGNGPPQPYGPPGPSFQPYGNGPPQPYDPHGPSFQPYGNGPPQPHDPVNYGYSVDISKSLSLLTKILDIFKPQGGGQGNGGGAGYYGGSGASVYNGQGSGGLGNQGYGGGPGYIGGSGSGASGYNGQESRNQRGQGYGGGPVYNGGSGSGISGYSGQGSSDQGGQVSGSGSGSAAVSSGSNGQGYVGQGGQGYGGSPGYNGGSGSGASDYNGQGSGDQGDQGYGGSPGYSGGSGSGGFGYNDQGDRAYGSGSGSNGSAGSSDSNGQGYGGQLFPPPEKHKYEFQEPPQARPENEPVRAPQATPFPQPRLVRASTESSTTIMRKSPVANGKPAGLITLLGRSILG, from the exons ATGAAGCTCCACGTCGTGGCTGCCATTCTTTTTGCCTTGGCGCTTGGACCAAAGGAAACGGAGTCCCAG TTATTTCTGCCTTTtctaggaggaggaggtggcgttCCTTCCCCA tttAACTTGTTTAACAAG CTTGTTGCACCTTTTGGaagaggaacaggaggagaaagG CGTGCTCCCAGCAACTTCAGACCA gGTGATTCTCAAAGTTGTGGTCATCAGGCTCCTGTCCTTCAGAGCCATGGGCTTCAAGGCAACACTCGCCAACCCTATGGACCTCGGGTCTTTGGGGGTTTA atTGGTCTTCAAATCTATGGTCATCGACCCAATGGTCCTACACCGTATGTTTTCCAAGGCAATGCTCCTCAACCCTATGGTCCTCCTGGTCCCAGTTTTCAACCCTATGGCAATGGTCCTCCTCAACCCTATGGTCCTCCTGGTCCCAGTTTTCAACCCTATGGCAATGGTCCTCCTCAACCCTATGGTCCTCCTGGTCCCAGTTTTCAACCCTATGGCAATGGGCCTCCTCAACCCTATGATCCTCATGGTCCCAGTTTTCAACCCTATGGCAATGGTCCTCCTCAACCCCATGATCCTGTAAACTATGGCTACTCA GTTGATATATCAAAGAGCCTTTCA CTTTTGACGAAAATTTTGGACATTTTTAAACCTCAAGGG ggTGGCCAAGGAAATGGTGGTGGTGCTGGCTATTATGGTGGCTCTGGTGCTTCTGTCTATAATGGTCAGGGCTCAGGTGGACTG GGCAACCAAGGATATGGTGGTGGTCCTGGCTACATTGGTGGTTCTGGTTCAGGTGCTTCTGGCTACAATGGTCAGGAATCTCGTAACCAA aGAGGCCAAGGCTATGGTGGTGGTCCTGTCTACAATGGTGGGTCTGGTTCAGGCATTTCTGGCTACAGTGGTCAGGGATCTAGTGACCAG GGTGGCCAAGTCTCTGGCAGTGGTTCTGGTTCGGCTGCTGTCAGTTCTGGCTCTAATGGCCAGGGCTATGTTGGTCAG GGTGGACAAGGCTATGGTGGTAGTCCTGGCTACAATGGTGGCTCTGGTTCAGGTGCTTCTGACTACAACGGTCAGGGATCTGGTGACCAG GGAGACCAAGGCTATGGCGGAAGTCCTGGCTACAGTGGTGGTTCTGGTTCAGGTGGTTTTGGCTACAATGATCAG GGTGACCGagcctatggcagtggttctggCTCCAATGGCAGTGCTGGCAGTTCAGATTCCAATGGCCAGGGATATGGTGGTCAG ctTTTCCCACCTCCAGAAAAACACAAATATGAATTTCAAGAG cCTCCACAAGCCAGACCAGAAAATGAGCCTGTGAGG gcTCCACAGGCAACACCATTTCCTCAGCCA
- the LOC125435016 gene encoding collagen alpha-1(I) chain-like isoform X7 — protein MKLHVVAAILFALALGPKETESQLFLPFLGGGGGVPSPFNLFNKLVAPFGRGTGGERRAPSNFRPGDSQSCGHQAPVLQSHGLQGNTRQPYGPRVFGGLIGLQIYGHRPNGPTPYVFQGNAPQPYGPPGPSFQPYGNGPPQPYGPPGPSFQPYGNGPPQPYGPPGPSFQPYGNGPPQPYDPHGPSFQPYGNGPPQPHDPVNYGYSVDISKSLSLLTKILDIFKPQGGGQGNGGGAGYYGGSGASVYNGQGSGGLGNQGYGGGPGYIGGSGSGASGYNGQESRNQGGQVSGSGSGSAAVSSGSNGQGYVGQGDQGYGGSPGYSGGSGSGGFGYNDQGDRAYGSGSGSNGSAGSSDSNGQGYGGQLFPPPEKHKYEFQEPPQARPENEPVRAPQATPFPQPRLVRASTESSTTIMRKSPVANGKPAGLITLLGRSILG, from the exons ATGAAGCTCCACGTCGTGGCTGCCATTCTTTTTGCCTTGGCGCTTGGACCAAAGGAAACGGAGTCCCAG TTATTTCTGCCTTTtctaggaggaggaggtggcgttCCTTCCCCA tttAACTTGTTTAACAAG CTTGTTGCACCTTTTGGaagaggaacaggaggagaaagG CGTGCTCCCAGCAACTTCAGACCA gGTGATTCTCAAAGTTGTGGTCATCAGGCTCCTGTCCTTCAGAGCCATGGGCTTCAAGGCAACACTCGCCAACCCTATGGACCTCGGGTCTTTGGGGGTTTA atTGGTCTTCAAATCTATGGTCATCGACCCAATGGTCCTACACCGTATGTTTTCCAAGGCAATGCTCCTCAACCCTATGGTCCTCCTGGTCCCAGTTTTCAACCCTATGGCAATGGTCCTCCTCAACCCTATGGTCCTCCTGGTCCCAGTTTTCAACCCTATGGCAATGGTCCTCCTCAACCCTATGGTCCTCCTGGTCCCAGTTTTCAACCCTATGGCAATGGGCCTCCTCAACCCTATGATCCTCATGGTCCCAGTTTTCAACCCTATGGCAATGGTCCTCCTCAACCCCATGATCCTGTAAACTATGGCTACTCA GTTGATATATCAAAGAGCCTTTCA CTTTTGACGAAAATTTTGGACATTTTTAAACCTCAAGGG ggTGGCCAAGGAAATGGTGGTGGTGCTGGCTATTATGGTGGCTCTGGTGCTTCTGTCTATAATGGTCAGGGCTCAGGTGGACTG GGCAACCAAGGATATGGTGGTGGTCCTGGCTACATTGGTGGTTCTGGTTCAGGTGCTTCTGGCTACAATGGTCAGGAATCTCGTAACCAA GGTGGCCAAGTCTCTGGCAGTGGTTCTGGTTCGGCTGCTGTCAGTTCTGGCTCTAATGGCCAGGGCTATGTTGGTCAG GGAGACCAAGGCTATGGCGGAAGTCCTGGCTACAGTGGTGGTTCTGGTTCAGGTGGTTTTGGCTACAATGATCAG GGTGACCGagcctatggcagtggttctggCTCCAATGGCAGTGCTGGCAGTTCAGATTCCAATGGCCAGGGATATGGTGGTCAG ctTTTCCCACCTCCAGAAAAACACAAATATGAATTTCAAGAG cCTCCACAAGCCAGACCAGAAAATGAGCCTGTGAGG gcTCCACAGGCAACACCATTTCCTCAGCCA
- the LOC125435016 gene encoding collagen alpha-1(III) chain-like isoform X4 — protein sequence MKLHVVAAILFALALGPKETESQLFLPFLGGGGGVPSPFNLFNKLVAPFGRGTGGERRAPSNFRPGDSQSCGHQAPVLQSHGLQGNTRQPYGPRVFGGLIGLQIYGHRPNGPTPYVFQGNAPQPYGPPGPSFQPYGNGPPQPYGPPGPSFQPYGNGPPQPYGPPGPSFQPYGNGPPQPYDPHGPSFQPYGNGPPQPHDPVNYGYSVDISKSLSLLTKILDIFKPQGGGQGNGGGAGYYGGSGASVYNGQGSGGLGNQGYGGGPGYIGGSGSGASGYNGQESRNQRGQGYGGGPVYNGGSGSGISGYSGQGSSDQGGQVSGSGSGSAAVSSGSNGQGYVGQGDQGYGGSPGYSGGSGSGGFGYNDQGDRAYGSGSGSNGSAGSSDSNGQGYGGQLFPPPEKHKYEFQEPPQARPENEPVRAPQATPFPQPRLVRASTESSTTIMRKSPVANGKPAGLITLLGRSILG from the exons ATGAAGCTCCACGTCGTGGCTGCCATTCTTTTTGCCTTGGCGCTTGGACCAAAGGAAACGGAGTCCCAG TTATTTCTGCCTTTtctaggaggaggaggtggcgttCCTTCCCCA tttAACTTGTTTAACAAG CTTGTTGCACCTTTTGGaagaggaacaggaggagaaagG CGTGCTCCCAGCAACTTCAGACCA gGTGATTCTCAAAGTTGTGGTCATCAGGCTCCTGTCCTTCAGAGCCATGGGCTTCAAGGCAACACTCGCCAACCCTATGGACCTCGGGTCTTTGGGGGTTTA atTGGTCTTCAAATCTATGGTCATCGACCCAATGGTCCTACACCGTATGTTTTCCAAGGCAATGCTCCTCAACCCTATGGTCCTCCTGGTCCCAGTTTTCAACCCTATGGCAATGGTCCTCCTCAACCCTATGGTCCTCCTGGTCCCAGTTTTCAACCCTATGGCAATGGTCCTCCTCAACCCTATGGTCCTCCTGGTCCCAGTTTTCAACCCTATGGCAATGGGCCTCCTCAACCCTATGATCCTCATGGTCCCAGTTTTCAACCCTATGGCAATGGTCCTCCTCAACCCCATGATCCTGTAAACTATGGCTACTCA GTTGATATATCAAAGAGCCTTTCA CTTTTGACGAAAATTTTGGACATTTTTAAACCTCAAGGG ggTGGCCAAGGAAATGGTGGTGGTGCTGGCTATTATGGTGGCTCTGGTGCTTCTGTCTATAATGGTCAGGGCTCAGGTGGACTG GGCAACCAAGGATATGGTGGTGGTCCTGGCTACATTGGTGGTTCTGGTTCAGGTGCTTCTGGCTACAATGGTCAGGAATCTCGTAACCAA aGAGGCCAAGGCTATGGTGGTGGTCCTGTCTACAATGGTGGGTCTGGTTCAGGCATTTCTGGCTACAGTGGTCAGGGATCTAGTGACCAG GGTGGCCAAGTCTCTGGCAGTGGTTCTGGTTCGGCTGCTGTCAGTTCTGGCTCTAATGGCCAGGGCTATGTTGGTCAG GGAGACCAAGGCTATGGCGGAAGTCCTGGCTACAGTGGTGGTTCTGGTTCAGGTGGTTTTGGCTACAATGATCAG GGTGACCGagcctatggcagtggttctggCTCCAATGGCAGTGCTGGCAGTTCAGATTCCAATGGCCAGGGATATGGTGGTCAG ctTTTCCCACCTCCAGAAAAACACAAATATGAATTTCAAGAG cCTCCACAAGCCAGACCAGAAAATGAGCCTGTGAGG gcTCCACAGGCAACACCATTTCCTCAGCCA